The sequence below is a genomic window from Phoenix dactylifera cultivar Barhee BC4 chromosome 8, palm_55x_up_171113_PBpolish2nd_filt_p, whole genome shotgun sequence.
AAAGAGCTAGGTAAAGCTGTAAGGATACAGGGCCATTTTAGGGACATTATGACATAACCGCACAAGCTCAAGTTTTGAGCCGAGCTGAGCCGAGAGTGTTCAGGCTTGGCTCTTTTCCTAGGTGAGCACAAGTTCAAACGAGTTCTTAGCGAGCCGCTCCCCAAGCTGCTTATGTGCAGCTAGGTTTGTTCACACCCCTAGGTATAGGACAGACTGAGTAAAACTCTGGAATGGAAATTAAATATGTCGAATGAAGAGGGACGACATAGAGATGCATTATAGATTACCATTTATAGCAGAAGAGATTCTCATCACAAGAAATTAAACAATAGGAGAGAAGGGGAAGGGTATTTAGGGAACAAAAGTTGATAGATGAAATCTTTTaggttatatttaaaaattcaaagCTCCTATGTCTTCTTTATATGCGTTCACTAATGGCTAGCATCTTAGAAATTTGAGATGTCGTGTCGAAAGACATATTGGTtgtattttaataataattaagTCTTTCATTAATATGCTGTTTTATAAGTTATGTGGGCTGTGGTTGCTGCCTTTATTTTTCACTTAACAGAGGGTCAGTAAAGTGAGAGCAATTCATGCTGAAGGCTTATGTTATGAACCGCTTGGGGATTTTCCCATTGTTCTAGGTATGGGTAAATTTGTTCATGGTGTGCATGTGGACCCACCTTAGGTGGGCACGAACATAGGTGTTTCAAGTCCTACATAAGCTGTTGAAACATAGTAGAGAAGCTGATACATCCAAGAGTTTGGGACGGTGGTGAGGGACATCTATTCTTTGTTGGGTCTTATCTGCATGCCAGACAACCCCAAACACTAAAGATTTGGTTGCAAATTTTGCAAAttagattttctttcttcctttgcttgcagcGAGAGAGTCTTAAGAGTACTCGAGCTTTTGATTTGTGAAGCCCCTCTTCTCTTGCAAGAAGGGACTGGCTGCTTGTAGTAGGTAGATTTGTAtggttttattttattaaatgtcTGAATTTCAGCTCCATAGTCCAGCAGTTGATTGTTCTTTGGTGCGATTAATGGTTTGCCTGGAGATTTGTGCTCAGCAGATGATGCAAGTACATTTTTGGCAATCATGATGCCTCATCTTCAATagtctatatttatttttggatttgCTGAGAACATGCTTAATAATTCATTTTCTAAGATGTCTCTGGTTTTACACATATTTTGTACATGATGCAGTTAGATATGCTTTTAATAACTTTAGGGCAAAACAATGTGTTGGTGTACTCAAAGGGCACCCAGGCTGGGAGAGCTCTGACAGTTCCTGAATGGTAAAATTTCTTTCAAGGTTATGAAGAAATAGTGTTTTTGTGTCATCCACCTCCATGGAATGCACGCATGTCGTCGAGCATGAACAAACATAAATCCTCTGTATTAGAGCCATGCTCATTTCAACTTTAGCGCCAGGACACGGTAAAATTAAGCTGGTTTTATTCTTTCCCCAGTGTTGGTGGGTTTCCTCCTGTTTTGCTAGAATGGAATATTTGCTTTCTTCAGGCCTAGTATTGTTACATTTATTTGCGTTCTTTTATTAACTAGGGATTGTTTTAACTGCAGTCTCACCGCAGGTGTATtatgaaataatgttgtgtttttttttttctgtactCTTATGATACAGGCTGtgtttatttgaacattttgtGGCCATTAGCTGCTTCATCTTGGTTTAAAAGAGCATAAATTATACTTGTGTTTCAGTAGTGAAAGACCTAACTCTATTATCCTTTTGCTTTGCAACAAAATTATTGGATTGGTTCATTTCTAGGCAAATATGCAATTTAGTTTAACCTATCACTGGGTGAAAGTTGTCGATGTTTATGTTGCTTCTTATAGTAGGGCTAAATATGGATGGATTGGATACCGGTATATCTGTATTtgtttctatatttttaatgaatatgaATGTGGATAGGATATTTTTCAATGAATATGAACATGGTATAAAATGGATATCAAATCTAGCATCTATATTTGGTCTAAATGGATATGGATGCAGATCAGATATTAAGTATGTATCTGTACATATATAGATACAAATTAGATATTAGTTATGTTCATATTTTTCTatccaaatatggatataactCAAAATACTAATATGATATAATCAGATTTTTAATGAAATTCAATTGCAAAaagttaatattaattatataattataaaggATAGTAATATAATCTACCATGCATTTACGAAAAAAATACAATTCACTGTGTAGATTGCCTGAGATCCAAGATAACTATATATTTACGGTATGGTTGTTAAATCCACATAGCGACTAACCTAGTCAAGATTGAAGTCATTGTTTTGACTGGGtttgtattaaaatattaatattaaaattgattaaaaatataatataaaaatattgataattattttgtataagtattattattatttaattgtagcataaattaaaaataataaggaattatctatttttagaaaatttgtaagaaaagtcatatataaatattactgtgtaaggttgcaaatgggttgggttgacccgtgACCCAATCTGACCCGCTTAGACCTGATCTGACCCGATTTAAAGGACCTGTGAGGCAAAGAACCTACGGGTCGGTTTGGGTTCTAAAATTAGACCCATTTCATTTTTTGCGTTGGATCTGGGTTCACTAAATTCTGACCCAATTCGACCTGATTTGTTTGATTTTTGGAGCAATCTTGGATTTTCTACCCTGCGACTTGACTCGACCCATATCAGTACACTGTTAGAGTGTGCAGGGGTGTTTTAGGTTTCCAACTCTCCATTCTTTTAATCTCTTCTTGTGTTTGATGATGAGAGGAATGGAATAGATTATCTTTTGTCTATTGTTGAATGACAAATTTTGCATTAAAGCTGTTGAATAAAAAGGATTAGCATAGATATAATTCTTtcctactcaaaaaaaaaaaatcatacataaacaattttttttttatttgctaaCAAGGTTGAGCCTATCATTATTAGCTTAGTAGTAATAGAATCAATTTTTGATGCTTAGGCACTTTTATTTGTATGATTATGCATAACTTGCTTTATGTAATTTTCACTCATTGCAAAAGAAACCAAGTACATAGGTCCAACTCGGATCTTGACTCGGACTTGATTTGGATTCGAATTGTGGCCGGATTATACAGGGATCTGATCCAATCCGAATGACCCATTAGGTTAGAAATTTTAGCCATGGATCCGACCTGATCCAATCTTTTATTGGGACCGCTCAactcatttgcacccctaaatATATGGAAGGTATCaatatttcaaaatatttatagcaagaaagtttataaaatatctaaaatatttttttatttttattaaagaaaaatgaatttaggTTTTtatttggtatggggtgatcaTCCTAAGTTTAAGGATGATGtgggtggaggtgatgagatcaccgcaTTTGGTTGCACCATGGTGATCCTACGTTGCAGTGATTTCAAATCATCTCTACCTCTCAAATCATCGCCCAACCCAAGGTAGTGTGATCTTGGGCTGAAAGTGCTCCGGCTAGTGGAAAAAAATGGTTTATCAATATAatgttaatatattatatcaaaattatatataatattttattttattgctattatattttatgttataatatattatttattaatcatattattgtcatattactattcaatgataattttaaattttagtagaaatatattattgtactttatatttatataatgaaagtatttaatatattacttctatttgtcttgttttcctaattaatataattattggtattaaaaataatatattataagtattagtaaaaatattaattctataataacaattaatttatctttaaaggattaataatttatagaattaataaatatttttttgaaatatattagtaattaatatgcaaataaatatattaatatttattataatatattttatatgattaataaatatatttttatggaatataAAAGAGGTAATTTGGGTATTATATGGTGAGTGATTTTAGATTATCATGGTATTTCAAACAGGTTACTTGTGGATACTTGGAAATTATTGAAACATAGCGTACTGAATATGGTGATCTTAAATCATTGGGATTAGATTATTTTAGAATAAGAATCACCGGTGATCTATTATCATCTCGGTGATGCTATTTGGGTCACCAAACGACATtttatttttacaaaaaaaatattgcttaATATATGAAATAGTATTATATATTTGAAATAGTTATTTAATGATCTGATTACTTCAGTTGGTAAAATAAACCAGCTATATACATTCATAACAAAATTGTGGTTCAATTTTTGGGGCCTTATATGATAAAACTTTAAAGTCTGAATTCGGATCTGGATCAattaaaagttataattaaACATCTGAAATCGGATCGGTCTCTGGTTGGATACTATAATTTCTATTCGAATCCAGTTGGATTTTATCCGACTCGTTTTTACGTGCTGCAAACTAATGTTTGATGTTTTCCCTTAGGGTAGCCTCAATGAGCGCCAAATAGGGTTGTTGTGTGCTATGCACGGTAGGTGATTTAATTATTGCCTGTTTTACCCCGGGTAGCTCGCAAAAGATGGTCTGGATACTGTAGTAAGGGGGTATGCTAAGAGTTGCACAACAGTAGTTCTTGGGGCCGAGCATGGAAATTAATCTCTTAAGCTGCAATAATAAATTGATGTATCCGTCAACTGCTGGGTTACGTGATGGAACTCTCGAGATGGTAGTTTTCAAGACTTTTTCGTTTCTCTGCGAGTACCTGTAGtttgttcttttatttttaattttttggggtACGGTGCATGTTGGTTGATTATACAAGAGCATATAACCTGGAAATCTCGTATTCCTAATCTTGGTTTCACGTTCGGATTTTGGACGATATCGGGGTATCAATCCCACATCCTTATGATATAAGTATTACGCGGGGGCTTCTGTCTGCACGTCTAGCTACATGCAGCTGCTACAGATTTTAGATACAATGCAATTTAATTGAAGTTTAAGTTTCAaagtatttaaaattaatttacttATAACTAGCAGATTCTGAGTGTAAAGAtataaatttaatataatttaattaaaatttaagttttgaaatatttaaaataatttaattataaCTATCAAATTCTAGTAAATCATGTctcatttttatttaaaaatacttaTAAAACTTGTAGAACCAAAAGCATAACTTACCCCTACTTTTATATGGTTTAAGAAGACGTGTGCAGACGAATTTTGGCAACTTGAATGCGTGAAAGTTTGGCAATCTTAACTCATCCACCTCCCTAATGCTACGTGGCACGGCGAATTTTGTAACGTGCAGGAATCAGCTGAATATTGGGTACTTTTTATCCATGCGATGACTTTGTCACTCTCTGATAGTGCATTATTGTTTTAGAGTAAAGGAAGCCCTTCCATGATGCCAATGAAAATGAACTAGGATAAGCATTGCTAACAGCAGCTGCTTGAAGCTTTTATGTTTCTAAACTTCAAAGCCCATTCCAATTGAATTTGCCATCATTTGTCGATCCATCCAATCCTTAGTATTATTCCAAGGGATTGTGGTGCCCAAAAACAAAGGAATTTTATAACATGGGGAGGTCGCGAGGATATTCCAAATTGCCCTGATAGGAAAATAACTCACTTCGTTGAAGATGCCATGAATTTTAGCAGCCAATGTACTTGTTGGCTGGATTGGATCAGAAACAGTATTCAATATACTTGTCAACTAGCTGTTGTACCAGGTTAATTAGCCATCAAAGCTCAAATATTTGGAGGTCATGATTTCATGTTAATTGTTCTTGTTGGCTTAGATCGACTGGTTTCTTGGGTTCTTCCCTAAGGTATCGCAAAAGATGGAGCAGTGAAACATTGTTGGCAAAGGGGCAACAGGTAGTgcgccctttctttctttctttttttttttttttgataaaacggTGTTTCATATTACTCTTAAATAAGTACAGCCAATTACATcagcagaaataaaataaaacagagCATTAGGAATATCAGTATCTCTAGTCCAAATAAACTTTTCAGAATGCCGAGCAATAAAGGAGGCAATCCAATCAGCCAGTAGTGCGCCCCTTCTGAGCAACGAACGATGTAAGAGAACCGGCTCAACCACTAGTCCCCGATTGCTACGGAAGACTAAGGAATCAAGCGGGGAATGAAGCGGCAACGTATTGCAGCACTCGCACATGAATTCCATCTTGTTCGGCCGATGAAATACGTCTTCCACATTTAGTCCGAGATAACAGCTGTTGGCCTACACTTTTCAAATTCTTCAGCATTCTGACGATATTTCAAGTTGCAGTGACGTGGCTCGCACCTGAGATTCAAGCGATCATGTTTTGTTACTGCATTCTTTCCTAATAATTTTTGTTGCGATGAGGATTGAGTTCAGAGATGGGAATGGTGGTTTCAGGACGGTCATGGTCAACAGCTTTGCTGTCAAGTTATTCGCGACTTGATGTTTTCATTCCCTCAGAACAGTAATTACAGTTAGTAAACCGCATAAGAAAGAACCTTGGCAAGCCAGTAAAATTCTATTGTCTCTTGACATGAATGAAGACGTAAATGAGCAAAAATTTCGTCAGCATATGGGTAAAATAGGTTTTTTATTACCCTCTCCTTAAACGAGCTCATGAACGGATATCGGAAAATTACACCAAATCTTGCTACACGTCAAAATCAACGCACTGAATTTACATTGTCATGCATCAGCTGAAGAAGCAAAAGTAACCAATGATCCATCCATGAAACAGCATACTTGATCTTTCTCACAGTTAATTTATCTTCCTCAGCCCCTTGAAAATTGCAGCTAAAATCCTCTTCGGGTCCTCACTGAGACGGCTCTCTTCCCTCCATTTGAGTGTTTCATGTGCGACTTCTCTGCAGCGTCCAGGTAAACGCTCCCAGTTCGTGATTTTGCTTCAGAATAATACATTGCGGTGTCATCTTCATTTTTTGATCCCCATCCCTTcttatctctctcttcatgcaAAGAGTCCTTCGCATTATATCTTACTGGGTTTCTTCGGTAGGGAGGCTGAAGGTAAGAGAGTCGTTGCTTGTCAGGTAAGCTTTCATCCGAAGCCAAGTCAACGTGCCTGGCCATTTGGTTACCACCTCCATTTCTTCCTCCCAAGCTCAGAACTCTGCTACTCGTTGGTAATGGATTCGCTCCTAAATTCTGATCCTTTTCTGTCTCGCTGTCACCCTTATCGAACAAAATTTCCTTCCCCCTCCGCCCCGGGGAACCCAATTCATTTGAGGCCATGTTTTTATGCTGGAAAGGAGCCTCAGTGGAATCTGAGCTTGAGGAAGATGAGGATCTCTCCAGCCATGGCGCGAACTTCTCTCGGAGTCTTTCCTTTTGAAGCAAACTATTGTTACGTGCCGGTATTTCCTCTTCCGACTCTGAACTGTAGCTCCGGACGGGATGGATCTTCTCAACGTCTCTAACTCCCGTCCAAGTTTCGTCCTCATTCCTGGTCTTTTCACATGATCCAGTTTTCCTTTCACCGTCTGATTTGCCCAGACCACCGGAATCGTTCCCTTGGGACTCTGATCGCGAGATCTCTACCGCAGCCCTTGCAGCTGCTGCAGCATGTGCCGCAGATTCATAGGCAGCTCGTGCTGCGCTCGCCACATCTTTGTACTCCTGCTTTGATCTCAATGACGAATTATCGTCCTGATCCAATTCAGACAGCTCCTGGGCGGTTTCCGATGCTATGTTCACCACCGGCCGGCTCTGATTCCTTCTCTGTTTCAGGTTTGGATCCACCTGCATCAATTAGCGTTCGAAAATAAGTAACATGCTCGAAGATAGGTAATTGGACGTCACCACCAGCTAG
It includes:
- the LOC103695492 gene encoding uncharacterized protein LOC103695492; this translates as MGKKLEFLWGRTSRKISKLKTLLGLTVSRLAILRNRRQVRCGQARGDVAQLLQLGHVDHALLRVEHVMKEQNILEVYVMIEGYCHLITERAILLEHQKEYCPEELREAISSLIFAASRCGDMPELQSARYIFASMFGKEFAAAAVELRNNCGVNAKMIQKLSTRQPSLENRQRVTKEIAVEKGIELDFDEPPPEIPEVDPNLKQRRNQSRPVVNIASETAQELSELDQDDNSSLRSKQEYKDVASAARAAYESAAHAAAAARAAVEISRSESQGNDSGGLGKSDGERKTGSCEKTRNEDETWTGVRDVEKIHPVRSYSSESEEEIPARNNSLLQKERLREKFAPWLERSSSSSSSDSTEAPFQHKNMASNELGSPGRRGKEILFDKGDSETEKDQNLGANPLPTSSRVLSLGGRNGGGNQMARHVDLASDESLPDKQRLSYLQPPYRRNPVRYNAKDSLHEERDKKGWGSKNEDDTAMYYSEAKSRTGSVYLDAAEKSHMKHSNGGKRAVSVRTRRGF